The proteins below come from a single Streptomyces sp. B3I8 genomic window:
- a CDS encoding carbohydrate ABC transporter permease, whose amino-acid sequence MSTSLTDRHPPTAAGGTAAPRRTKRRTPLGGSRHGLRERLMAGGFMAPAVLLVALFLLAPFVWTIYRSFFGDSRTSPFSWFDNYTLFASDPALSRSIENTLLWVVGTVALPFVLGLAIACLTDSSRFSRLARLCVVLPYALSGSAVAVVWNFMLTTDGAVNQVLTNLGLDSLAQGWLLTWPGNTLVMILANAWQATGVAVILFLVGLQSIPPETLEAGALDGATGWQQFRHIVLPQLRPVSIIVIGMSLVNGLKSFDLIWVLTQGGPGRATETLAVSMYNETFLELRPGAGAAIAVVLTVIVLAASWLYLRRQLDVKGV is encoded by the coding sequence ATGAGCACCTCCCTGACGGACCGACACCCGCCGACCGCGGCCGGCGGTACGGCGGCACCCCGGCGCACGAAACGGCGCACGCCCCTCGGCGGCTCCCGGCACGGTCTGCGCGAACGCCTGATGGCGGGGGGCTTCATGGCCCCGGCCGTCCTCCTGGTCGCGCTGTTCCTGCTGGCCCCGTTCGTCTGGACGATCTACCGCAGCTTCTTCGGCGACTCGCGGACCTCGCCGTTCAGCTGGTTCGACAACTACACGCTGTTCGCCTCCGACCCGGCCCTGTCCCGCTCCATCGAGAACACTCTGCTGTGGGTGGTGGGCACGGTCGCGCTGCCGTTCGTGCTCGGCCTCGCCATCGCCTGCCTGACCGACTCCAGCCGCTTCTCCCGCCTCGCCCGACTGTGCGTCGTCCTCCCCTACGCCCTGTCGGGATCCGCGGTGGCGGTGGTGTGGAACTTCATGCTCACCACCGACGGCGCCGTCAACCAGGTCCTGACCAACCTGGGACTCGACTCCCTGGCCCAGGGATGGCTGCTGACCTGGCCCGGCAACACCCTCGTCATGATCCTCGCCAACGCCTGGCAGGCCACCGGCGTGGCCGTCATCCTCTTCCTCGTCGGACTGCAGTCCATCCCGCCCGAGACCCTGGAGGCAGGCGCCCTGGACGGCGCGACCGGCTGGCAGCAGTTCCGCCACATCGTCCTGCCCCAGCTCCGCCCCGTCTCGATCATCGTGATCGGGATGAGCCTGGTCAACGGACTCAAGTCGTTCGACCTCATCTGGGTCCTCACCCAGGGCGGCCCCGGCCGGGCCACCGAGACGCTCGCCGTGTCCATGTACAACGAGACCTTCCTGGAGCTGCGGCCCGGCGCGGGAGCGGCGATCGCGGTCGTCCTCACCGTGATCGTGCTGGCGGCCTCCTGGCTCTACCTGCGCCGCCAGCTCGACGTGAAAGGCGTGTGA
- a CDS encoding ABC transporter substrate-binding protein encodes MSASGRTSRAAAPLARRRFLAGAAAGAAALTAAGCARGTATSAQPGTTSISNDNATWDDGYRAAGRELKKITGYSLRPLSNPSVTSYQQVVQMTLQTSKSSDLVKWASGYQLKRLARAGGLTDLGGVWKGYADKGWVRSESRDAFSYRGTVYGIPLYESYYVLFYSVPVFKKLGLSAPGTWEELLHCAEVLKRNKITPFLASQVGGWPAIEWFQELVSKTDPHFYQRLAAGQASYTDEPARRAMDLWHDFMRKGWMTPPDFDQARGPGALKEGTVGMFLHGTWQSAGMAAAGLKPGTDYGAFILPTVRPTTAKSVIAESGVFAVPSHASSHTAAMANIASWLDPSVQRVWSDFLQDSSANPTVRSSNPVVAALQRDIARDHRLPLVRYWEAGPPSLIQGNTDDLGGFMAGQTSPATTLRRMQDRAHDEWAAWKRDEA; translated from the coding sequence ATGTCAGCATCGGGCAGGACCAGCCGTGCGGCGGCGCCGCTCGCCCGGCGCCGCTTCCTCGCCGGGGCGGCCGCCGGTGCGGCCGCCCTGACGGCGGCGGGCTGCGCGCGGGGCACAGCAACGTCCGCGCAGCCGGGGACCACGAGCATTTCCAACGACAACGCCACCTGGGACGACGGGTACCGCGCGGCCGGCCGTGAACTGAAGAAGATCACCGGCTACTCGCTGCGGCCGCTGTCCAACCCGTCGGTCACCTCCTACCAGCAGGTCGTGCAGATGACCCTGCAGACCTCGAAGTCCTCCGACCTCGTCAAGTGGGCCTCCGGCTACCAGCTCAAGCGCCTCGCCCGGGCCGGCGGACTCACCGACCTGGGCGGCGTCTGGAAGGGTTACGCGGACAAGGGCTGGGTCCGCAGCGAGTCCCGGGACGCCTTCTCCTACCGCGGCACGGTGTACGGCATCCCCCTGTACGAGTCGTACTACGTGCTCTTCTACAGCGTCCCGGTGTTCAAGAAGCTCGGACTCTCCGCCCCGGGAACCTGGGAGGAACTCCTGCACTGTGCCGAGGTGCTCAAACGGAACAAGATCACCCCGTTCCTCGCCAGCCAGGTGGGCGGCTGGCCCGCGATCGAGTGGTTCCAGGAACTGGTCAGCAAGACCGACCCGCACTTCTACCAGCGGCTGGCGGCCGGCCAGGCCTCGTACACCGACGAACCGGCCCGCCGGGCGATGGACCTCTGGCACGACTTCATGCGCAAGGGCTGGATGACACCCCCCGACTTCGACCAGGCACGCGGCCCCGGCGCCCTGAAGGAGGGCACGGTGGGCATGTTCCTGCACGGCACCTGGCAGTCGGCCGGCATGGCCGCGGCGGGCCTGAAACCGGGCACCGACTACGGCGCCTTCATCCTGCCGACGGTGCGCCCCACCACCGCGAAGAGCGTGATCGCCGAGTCGGGAGTCTTCGCCGTCCCCAGCCACGCCTCCTCGCACACGGCGGCGATGGCGAACATCGCGTCCTGGCTCGACCCCTCCGTCCAGCGCGTCTGGAGCGACTTCCTCCAGGACAGCTCGGCCAACCCGACGGTGCGCTCGAGCAACCCGGTGGTGGCCGCTCTCCAGCGGGACATCGCCCGCGACCACCGGCTGCCGCTGGTCCGCTACTGGGAGGCCGGCCCGCCCAGCCTCATCCAGGGCAACACCGACGACCTCGGCGGATTCATGGCCGGACAGACCTCCCCGGCCACGACACTGCGCCGGATGCAGGACCGCGCACACGACGAATGGGCCGCCTGGAAGCGAGACGAAGCATGA
- a CDS encoding class I mannose-6-phosphate isomerase codes for MPVSRSYDPLPSYPPAAGEVTAGWSAPAAELPPGPLVLAVDGPAALDWAALADGLAGAVRAAGRAVDLLDVRAHYAPAAGERIAARPVPADDPFFTPLSTARIEDLFDAVPHPVRPSGDGVLVVYGPGASLCGPDVLWYADLPKRYAEAAVSRGELPVGVNLGRPAGPGDLVRLFYTDWPVQDRHRDTLAGRVDQWIDTQDPARPASLDGTALRGTLAHLARGPVRTRPYFNSTPWGGQWAASELGFTPQAGNTALGYELIAPEAGVLVGDRGGAQVELPFQLLCVEHPRDLLGEDVHRRFGTSFPIRFDYLDTMGGGNLSLHLHPRERYMREVFGWPYTQHETYYVTAREDGSRVLLGLTEHADLDTMRHQVEESITEGTPLPVEEYVQSHPADVGQLFMIPAGTPHASGAGNLVLEVSATPYLYSLRLYDWLRRDAAGASRPLPYAHGFANLDPARRGADVTKDLVQQPRTLRDGEGWREEVIGALPEMFYAVHRLVVASGHAVPDDTAGRFHILNVAAGEGAVVETHDGRTHTLAFAETLTVPAAVGAYRVRALGGAEVRIVKALVVEP; via the coding sequence GTGCCCGTGTCCCGTTCGTACGACCCCCTCCCCAGCTACCCGCCGGCCGCCGGGGAAGTGACCGCCGGCTGGTCCGCACCGGCCGCTGAGCTGCCGCCCGGCCCGCTGGTCCTGGCGGTGGACGGCCCCGCGGCCCTCGACTGGGCGGCACTGGCCGACGGTCTCGCGGGCGCCGTGCGCGCCGCGGGCCGTGCGGTGGACCTGCTGGACGTCCGCGCGCACTACGCGCCGGCGGCCGGGGAGCGGATCGCCGCCCGCCCCGTCCCCGCCGACGACCCGTTCTTCACACCCCTGTCCACGGCGCGGATCGAGGACCTCTTCGACGCCGTTCCGCACCCCGTGCGCCCCTCCGGGGACGGAGTGCTGGTCGTGTACGGTCCGGGCGCCTCGCTGTGCGGGCCGGACGTGCTGTGGTACGCGGACCTGCCGAAGCGGTACGCCGAGGCCGCCGTGTCCCGGGGCGAGCTGCCGGTCGGCGTCAACCTGGGGCGACCCGCGGGACCCGGCGATCTCGTGCGCCTGTTCTACACCGACTGGCCCGTGCAGGACCGGCACCGTGACACGCTCGCGGGCCGGGTCGACCAGTGGATCGACACGCAGGACCCCGCCCGCCCCGCCTCGCTGGACGGCACCGCGCTGCGCGGCACGCTGGCGCACCTGGCCCGGGGCCCGGTGCGCACCCGTCCCTACTTCAATTCCACACCGTGGGGCGGCCAGTGGGCGGCGAGCGAACTCGGCTTCACCCCGCAGGCCGGCAACACCGCCCTCGGCTACGAACTGATCGCGCCCGAGGCGGGCGTACTGGTCGGGGACAGGGGCGGCGCACAGGTCGAGCTCCCGTTCCAGCTCCTGTGCGTCGAGCACCCCCGGGATCTGCTCGGCGAGGACGTGCACCGCCGGTTCGGCACGTCCTTCCCGATCCGGTTCGACTATCTCGACACCATGGGCGGCGGCAACCTGTCCCTGCACCTGCACCCGCGGGAGCGGTACATGCGGGAGGTGTTCGGCTGGCCGTACACCCAGCACGAGACGTACTACGTCACGGCGCGGGAGGACGGCTCCCGGGTGCTGCTCGGTCTCACCGAGCACGCGGACCTCGACACCATGCGGCACCAGGTGGAGGAATCCATCACCGAGGGCACACCGCTGCCCGTCGAGGAGTACGTCCAGTCCCACCCGGCGGACGTGGGACAGTTGTTCATGATCCCGGCGGGCACCCCGCACGCCTCCGGCGCGGGCAACCTGGTGCTGGAGGTGAGCGCGACGCCGTACCTGTACTCCCTGCGGCTCTACGACTGGCTGCGCAGGGACGCCGCCGGTGCCTCCCGCCCGCTGCCCTACGCGCACGGTTTCGCCAACCTGGACCCGGCCCGGCGCGGGGCGGACGTCACGAAGGACCTGGTCCAGCAGCCGCGCACGCTGCGCGACGGGGAGGGGTGGCGCGAGGAGGTCATCGGCGCGCTGCCCGAGATGTTCTACGCGGTGCACCGCCTCGTCGTGGCGTCGGGCCACGCCGTCCCCGACGACACCGCGGGCCGTTTCCACATCCTCAACGTCGCCGCGGGCGAGGGCGCCGTCGTCGAGACGCACGACGGCCGCACGCACACGCTGGCCTTCGCCGAGACCCTCACCGTGCCCGCCGCGGTCGGCGCGTACCGTGTCCGGGCGCTGGGCGGTGCCGAGGTGCGGATCGTCAAGGCCCTGGTGGTGGAACCGTGA
- a CDS encoding ROK family protein, which translates to MPVLDIGGTHVTAALVDPAARAPVPGAVLRAPLDAHAAAGDLLDTVARAALALPAGHGTRWGVAIPGPFDYATGVGRFTGVGKFESLSGVDVGAGLRARLPGRARRLCFLNDADAFALGEYDSGAAAGHDRVVCLTLGTGVGSSFLSAGRPVHTGPLVPPHGHVHRLTVHGRPLEDTVSRRGIRGHYARLSPVADGRPLPDVRELAALAAKGDAAAAEAFRYAFEALGLALAPWIDRFGAGAVVIGGSMARSWHLIHPALTAGLASAGGPDVPVRPARHPEEAPLTGAARWAQGAPDDTP; encoded by the coding sequence GTGCCGGTTCTCGACATCGGCGGTACGCACGTCACCGCCGCGCTCGTGGACCCCGCCGCCCGCGCGCCCGTCCCCGGCGCGGTGCTGCGCGCGCCGCTCGACGCGCACGCGGCGGCCGGCGACCTCCTGGACACCGTCGCCCGGGCCGCCCTCGCACTGCCCGCCGGGCACGGCACGCGCTGGGGCGTGGCGATCCCCGGTCCGTTCGACTACGCCACCGGCGTCGGCCGTTTCACCGGCGTGGGGAAGTTCGAGTCGCTGTCCGGCGTCGACGTCGGGGCCGGGCTGCGCGCACGTCTGCCCGGCCGTGCGCGGCGGCTGTGCTTCCTCAACGACGCCGACGCGTTCGCGCTCGGCGAGTACGACTCGGGTGCCGCCGCGGGGCACGACCGGGTCGTGTGCCTGACGCTGGGCACGGGTGTGGGGTCCTCGTTCCTGTCCGCCGGCCGCCCCGTCCACACCGGGCCCCTGGTCCCGCCGCACGGACATGTGCACCGGCTGACGGTGCACGGCCGGCCGCTGGAGGACACGGTCTCGCGCCGCGGCATCCGCGGCCACTACGCGCGCCTCTCCCCCGTGGCGGACGGCCGCCCCCTCCCCGACGTCCGGGAGCTGGCCGCCCTCGCCGCGAAGGGCGACGCCGCCGCGGCCGAGGCGTTCCGCTACGCTTTCGAGGCACTCGGACTGGCCCTGGCTCCCTGGATCGACCGCTTCGGCGCAGGCGCGGTGGTCATCGGCGGTTCCATGGCCCGCTCGTGGCACCTGATCCACCCCGCGCTCACCGCGGGGCTGGCCTCGGCCGGCGGACCGGACGTACCCGTACGACCGGCCCGGCATCCCGAGGAGGCCCCCTTGACCGGGGCCGCCCGCTGGGCACAGGGCGCACCGGACGACACCCCGTGA
- a CDS encoding LacI family DNA-binding transcriptional regulator yields MTARRGSVPTMQDVGRLAKVSAMTVSRVLKNDPGVSEATRERVFAAVDRLGYRRNQTARSLRLGGSGMIGLVVTNLANPFYSRLALGVQEIATEYGFRMLLSNSGEQPDREPELIDGLVDHQVEGLIVVPAGSRQQHLVAAMRHVPVVFAARPPAGLDTDCVLVEDFHGAREATACLLADGHTRVAFLGNPPALYTGAERLRGFWAAHEEVGIEPDNALIRQGLVDSAAAERATVELLGQAERPTALFCTNNRISQGAIRALYKAGVTLPVAGFDDFDLSDVLGLPLTLVSYDADEVGRQAARLLIDRLEHRDAAPPAARRVTVPTRVVRHGG; encoded by the coding sequence ATGACCGCTCGCCGGGGCAGCGTGCCGACCATGCAGGACGTCGGCAGGCTCGCGAAGGTCAGCGCCATGACCGTGTCGCGCGTGCTCAAGAACGACCCCGGCGTGTCCGAGGCGACGCGTGAGCGGGTCTTCGCGGCGGTCGACCGGCTGGGCTACCGCCGCAACCAGACGGCGCGCAGTCTCCGCCTCGGGGGCAGCGGGATGATCGGCCTCGTCGTCACCAACCTCGCCAACCCCTTCTACTCACGGCTCGCGCTCGGCGTCCAGGAGATCGCGACGGAGTACGGCTTCCGGATGCTGCTGAGCAACTCCGGCGAGCAGCCCGACCGGGAACCGGAGCTCATCGACGGGCTCGTCGACCACCAGGTCGAGGGGCTGATCGTGGTCCCGGCGGGCAGCCGGCAGCAGCACCTGGTCGCGGCCATGCGGCACGTCCCGGTCGTCTTCGCGGCGCGGCCGCCCGCCGGGCTCGACACCGACTGCGTCCTGGTCGAGGACTTCCACGGCGCGCGCGAGGCCACCGCCTGCCTCCTGGCCGACGGGCACACCCGGGTCGCGTTCCTCGGCAATCCGCCGGCGCTCTACACCGGAGCCGAACGGCTGCGCGGGTTCTGGGCGGCGCACGAGGAGGTCGGCATCGAGCCGGACAACGCCCTCATCCGCCAGGGCCTCGTCGACTCGGCCGCGGCGGAGCGGGCCACCGTCGAACTGCTCGGGCAGGCCGAGCGGCCCACCGCGCTGTTCTGCACCAACAACCGCATCAGCCAGGGCGCGATCCGCGCCCTGTACAAGGCGGGCGTCACTCTGCCGGTCGCCGGTTTCGACGACTTCGACCTCTCCGACGTCCTCGGTCTGCCGCTGACCCTCGTCTCGTACGACGCCGACGAGGTCGGCCGGCAGGCCGCGCGGCTGCTCATCGACCGCCTCGAACACCGTGACGCGGCCCCGCCGGCCGCCCGCCGTGTCACCGTCCCCACCCGGGTCGTCCGCCACGGCGGCTGA
- a CDS encoding ABC transporter ATP-binding protein, whose amino-acid sequence MDLTVDRLHVVLRRRPILRDVSLDVRTGDVVGLVGPNGSGKSTLLRTVYRSLRPADGVVKVGEDDVWELSPRTAARRTAAVLQDPGGNTTGLTVAEIVALGRAPHHGLLGRDGPSDHEAVSDAIDRCGVRPLADREFASLSGGERQRVLLARALAQEPGLLVLDEPTNHLDVRARFELLDLIRATGVTTLAVLHDLDLAARLCDRLVVLHDGAVAAAGPVLEVLTPDLLADVFGVRAHTERHADGVVRLTYAARPLAHD is encoded by the coding sequence ATGGACCTCACCGTCGACCGGCTCCACGTCGTCCTGCGGCGCCGGCCGATCCTGCGCGACGTCAGCCTGGACGTCCGCACGGGCGACGTCGTCGGCCTCGTCGGCCCCAACGGCAGCGGCAAGTCCACCCTGCTGCGCACCGTGTACCGCTCGCTCCGCCCGGCGGACGGAGTGGTCAAGGTGGGGGAGGACGACGTCTGGGAGCTGTCACCGCGGACGGCGGCCCGCCGTACGGCCGCCGTCCTCCAGGACCCCGGGGGCAACACCACCGGGCTGACCGTCGCCGAGATCGTGGCCCTCGGACGCGCCCCGCACCACGGACTGCTCGGCCGGGACGGGCCGTCGGACCACGAGGCCGTGTCCGACGCCATCGACCGCTGCGGGGTACGGCCCCTCGCCGACCGGGAGTTCGCCTCCCTGTCCGGCGGCGAGCGCCAACGCGTACTGCTCGCCCGGGCGTTGGCCCAGGAGCCCGGACTGCTCGTGCTGGACGAGCCGACCAACCACCTGGACGTCCGGGCCCGGTTCGAACTGCTCGACCTGATCCGCGCGACCGGCGTGACCACCCTCGCCGTCCTGCACGACCTCGATCTCGCCGCCCGCCTCTGCGACCGCCTGGTCGTCCTGCACGACGGAGCCGTGGCGGCGGCCGGCCCCGTACTGGAGGTGCTCACCCCGGACCTCCTCGCCGATGTCTTCGGCGTCCGCGCGCACACCGAACGCCACGCCGACGGCGTCGTCCGCCTCACCTACGCCGCCCGGCCCCTCGCACACGATTAA